A window from Candidatus Neomarinimicrobiota bacterium encodes these proteins:
- the grpE gene encoding nucleotide exchange factor GrpE gives MAEETKDQAQESAEDKEIFDEEADSRQNGQQEEPADTTNDEQEGEVEASEEEELSEEERLEQQLNELQAQYNELNDKYLRIAAEFENYKKRTDREFSRQVQFANEDLFRDVLPILDDLERAVNSTREESSFEKLKEGVMLVYNNFKNLLERRGVEPIDSVGEPFDPELHEAMMVRESDEYDSETVVEEFERGYKLGDKVLRHAKVVVSK, from the coding sequence ATGGCAGAAGAGACTAAAGATCAAGCACAGGAAAGTGCTGAAGATAAAGAAATATTCGACGAAGAAGCAGATAGTCGACAAAACGGTCAACAGGAAGAACCGGCGGATACGACGAACGACGAACAGGAGGGTGAGGTCGAGGCTTCGGAAGAGGAAGAACTTTCGGAAGAAGAGCGGTTAGAGCAGCAGTTGAATGAACTGCAGGCCCAGTACAACGAACTCAACGACAAGTACCTCCGAATTGCTGCGGAGTTCGAGAATTATAAAAAACGGACCGATCGCGAATTTTCACGGCAGGTGCAGTTTGCCAATGAAGATTTGTTCAGGGATGTGCTCCCGATCCTAGATGATCTGGAACGGGCTGTAAATTCGACCAGGGAGGAATCCTCTTTCGAAAAATTAAAGGAGGGCGTAATGCTGGTCTACAATAATTTCAAGAACCTGTTGGAGCGCCGCGGGGTAGAACCCATCGATTCTGTCGGTGAGCCGTTTGATCCGGAACTCCATGAAGCGATGATGGTCCGTGAGTCGGACGAATACGATTCCGAAACCGTTGTTGAGGAATTCGAACGCGGCTACAAATTGGGAGATAAAGTTCTTCGACATGCTAAAGTTGTGGTGAGTAAATAG